The Methanoculleus marisnigri JR1 genome window below encodes:
- a CDS encoding ATP synthase subunit B, with product MKEYRTVAQIAGPLVFVEKTEPVGYSELVNIVTADGTVKRGQVLDTSDEIVVVQVFETTAGIGRDSGIRFTGETIKMPVGKDMLGRILSGGGKPIDGGPDIVPEKRLEITGAAINPYARSSPEDFIQTGISTIDGTNTLVRGQKLPIFSASGLPHNDVALQIARQAKVPGSTEEFAVVFAAMGITREEANYFMADFEKTGALERSVVFLNLADDPAVERTITPRLALTTAEYLAFDLGYHVLVILTDMTNYCEALRQIGAAREEVPGRRGYPGYMYTDLASIYERAGIIKGVKGSVTQIPILTMPGDDITHPIPDLTGYITEGQIVVNRELHRKGIYPPINVLPSLSRLMNLGIGEGHTREDHKKVSDQLYAAYAEGNDLRGLVAIVGKDALSERDRMFLEFADLFEDRFVRQGLYEDRSIEETLDLGWELLSTLPEEQLVRIDRELIQKYHPKYRKKAQG from the coding sequence GACGGAGCCGGTGGGCTACAGCGAACTCGTCAACATCGTGACCGCCGACGGCACGGTCAAGCGCGGCCAGGTGCTGGATACGAGCGACGAGATCGTGGTCGTCCAGGTCTTCGAGACCACCGCCGGTATCGGCAGGGACTCGGGCATCCGGTTCACCGGCGAGACGATCAAGATGCCGGTGGGCAAGGATATGCTCGGCCGCATCCTCTCCGGCGGCGGCAAGCCGATCGACGGCGGCCCGGATATCGTGCCCGAAAAGAGGCTCGAGATCACCGGTGCGGCCATCAACCCCTACGCCCGCTCCTCGCCTGAAGATTTCATCCAGACGGGTATCTCGACGATCGACGGGACGAACACCCTCGTCCGCGGTCAGAAACTCCCGATCTTCTCGGCATCGGGTCTGCCCCACAACGATGTGGCGCTCCAGATCGCCCGCCAGGCAAAGGTGCCCGGTTCGACCGAAGAGTTCGCCGTGGTCTTCGCGGCGATGGGTATCACCCGGGAAGAGGCCAACTACTTCATGGCCGACTTCGAGAAGACGGGTGCTCTCGAGCGTTCGGTCGTGTTCCTGAACCTTGCCGACGACCCGGCCGTCGAGCGGACGATCACGCCGCGTCTCGCGCTCACGACCGCCGAGTACCTGGCGTTCGACCTCGGCTACCACGTGCTGGTCATCCTGACGGATATGACCAACTACTGCGAGGCGCTCCGTCAGATCGGCGCGGCCCGTGAGGAAGTGCCCGGCCGGCGCGGTTACCCCGGCTACATGTATACCGACCTTGCGAGCATCTACGAGCGTGCGGGTATCATCAAGGGCGTCAAGGGCTCGGTGACCCAGATCCCGATCCTGACGATGCCGGGCGACGATATCACTCACCCGATCCCGGACCTGACCGGCTACATCACCGAAGGCCAGATCGTGGTCAACCGTGAGCTGCACCGGAAGGGTATCTACCCGCCGATCAACGTGCTGCCCTCGCTGTCGCGTCTGATGAACCTCGGTATCGGTGAAGGCCACACCCGCGAAGACCATAAGAAGGTCTCCGACCAGCTCTATGCGGCATACGCGGAGGGTAACGACCTCCGGGGTCTCGTGGCCATCGTCGGCAAGGACGCGCTCTCGGAGCGCGACCGGATGTTCCTTGAGTTCGCCGACCTCTTCGAGGACCGGTTCGTCAGGCAGGGCCTGTATGAAGACCGGTCGATCGAGGAGACGCTCGACCTCGGCTGGGAACTCCTCTCGACGCTGCCCGAAGAGCAGCTCGTCCGTATCGACCGCGAACTGATCCAGAAATACCACCCGAAGTACCGGAAGAAGGCACAGGGGTAA
- a CDS encoding V-type ATP synthase subunit D has protein sequence MALRDIKPTRSELINVKRRIKLSERGYNILKMKRDGLILEFFKVLQQAKDSRGALLERYERAMEMIALAETVEGAIGVKAAAFSTADVPAISLKSKNIMGVVVPEIQASSVRKGVLDRGYGMLGTSAVIDETAEAFEDLLEAIIEAAEIETTMKRLLDEIESTKRRVNALEFKVIPELSEARDFIKMRLDEMEREELFRLKKIKARST, from the coding sequence ATGGCGCTGCGAGATATCAAGCCGACCCGTTCGGAGCTGATCAACGTCAAACGGCGGATCAAGCTCTCGGAGCGCGGCTATAACATCCTCAAGATGAAGCGCGATGGGCTTATCCTGGAGTTCTTCAAGGTGCTGCAACAGGCGAAAGACAGCCGCGGCGCACTGCTGGAGCGCTACGAGCGTGCAATGGAGATGATCGCCCTCGCGGAGACCGTCGAGGGCGCTATCGGGGTGAAGGCCGCCGCCTTTTCGACGGCGGACGTCCCCGCCATCTCCTTAAAAAGCAAGAACATCATGGGCGTCGTCGTCCCGGAGATCCAGGCGTCCTCCGTCCGGAAGGGCGTGCTCGACCGCGGCTACGGGATGCTCGGCACGTCCGCCGTCATCGACGAGACCGCGGAGGCGTTCGAGGATCTGCTCGAGGCCATCATCGAGGCCGCCGAGATCGAGACGACCATGAAGCGGCTGCTCGACGAGATCGAGAGCACCAAGCGGCGCGTGAACGCGCTCGAGTTCAAGGTGATCCCGGAACTCTCCGAGGCCAGAGACTTCATCAAGATGCGGCTCGATGAGATGGAGCGCGAGGAGCTCTTCCGCCTGAAAAAGATTAAGGCACGGAGCACCTGA
- a CDS encoding phosphoglycerate kinase, with amino-acid sequence MEIGTLADTGKLTGTVMLRVDFNSPIDPSSNQILDDKRFREHLPTVQALEDARLVVLTHQSRPGKKDFTTLEAHAAKLERLLGRPVTYVEDIFGRCARDAIRSAKRGDVLMLENLRFAAEENLTLKPEEAKKTLLVRRLASMADVYVNDAFGTAHRSQPSIVGLPLVLPSVAGLLMEKEVANLSRVFSGAPRPVTFVLGGTKVDDSIAVAQNVLERGTADRVIVVGVVGNVFLLAAGHEIGRPSARLIDDLGYRAEIDKAKALLESYADRLSLPHSVAVREDGERVEYPLDTVPEDAQVLDIGSDSIESLTETISGSGTVVVNGPAGLFEEEPFAVGTFELLRAASAVEFSVVGGGHSGAAIERLGLESEFTHISTGGGAAIEFLTGKKMPAIEALEMSRKIFG; translated from the coding sequence GTGGAGATCGGTACGCTCGCAGATACTGGGAAGTTGACGGGAACGGTGATGCTGCGGGTTGATTTCAACTCGCCCATCGATCCTTCCTCAAACCAGATTTTAGACGACAAACGGTTCCGGGAACACCTGCCGACGGTGCAGGCGCTCGAGGACGCGCGGCTTGTCGTCCTGACGCACCAGAGCAGGCCCGGCAAGAAGGATTTCACGACGCTTGAGGCGCATGCGGCAAAACTGGAACGGCTGCTCGGTCGCCCGGTGACGTATGTGGAGGACATCTTCGGGCGGTGCGCCCGGGATGCCATCCGGAGCGCAAAGCGCGGGGACGTCCTGATGCTCGAGAACCTCCGGTTTGCCGCCGAGGAGAACCTGACCCTGAAACCGGAGGAGGCGAAGAAGACCCTCCTCGTCCGGAGGCTGGCGTCGATGGCCGATGTGTACGTCAACGACGCGTTCGGTACGGCGCACCGGTCGCAGCCGTCGATCGTGGGGCTGCCGCTCGTGCTCCCGTCGGTGGCCGGCCTCCTGATGGAGAAGGAGGTCGCGAACCTCTCCCGGGTATTTTCCGGCGCCCCGCGTCCCGTCACGTTCGTGCTCGGCGGGACGAAGGTGGACGACTCGATCGCGGTCGCGCAGAATGTTCTCGAACGGGGAACGGCTGACCGCGTGATCGTCGTCGGCGTGGTGGGAAACGTCTTTCTGCTTGCGGCGGGCCACGAGATCGGGCGGCCGTCGGCCCGGCTGATCGACGATCTCGGCTACCGGGCGGAGATCGATAAGGCGAAAGCTCTCCTGGAGTCCTACGCCGACCGGCTCTCTCTGCCGCACTCGGTTGCCGTCCGCGAAGACGGCGAGCGCGTCGAGTACCCCCTGGACACCGTCCCGGAGGACGCCCAGGTGCTCGACATCGGGAGCGATTCGATCGAGAGCCTTACGGAGACGATCTCGGGCTCGGGAACGGTTGTGGTGAACGGTCCGGCGGGGCTCTTCGAGGAGGAGCCGTTCGCCGTCGGGACCTTCGAGCTTCTGAGGGCGGCCTCTGCCGTGGAGTTCTCGGTGGTGGGCGGCGGGCATTCCGGCGCGGCCATCGAGCGGCTCGGTCTCGAGAGCGAGTTTACGCACATCTCCACCGGCGGAGGGGCGGCGATCGAGTTCCTGACCGGGAAGAAGATGCCCGCCATCGAAGCGCTGGAGATGTCCCGGAAGATCTTCGGCTGA
- a CDS encoding damage-control phosphatase ARMT1 family protein: MKLTAGCTDCLISRVEYESRLCIDDPLRVSEIVDACRNLLGRIIADPVPAPVIASRVHRLAYRMIGDDDPYRSLKKGNNEDAAAVCREVRGDLSTFRDLALASVIGNTLDYGSKAHTVTDNFVGFFRREFAAGLTVDDTAAIEGHTSRVVYLADNCGEIVFDSLFADYLKKSGSHVTFAVRGAPILNDATMEDAVALGLDRRVDLLTPNTDGIAELGLNRDLAPPALADALDRATLVIAKGMANYESLSDDRDLPPVAYLMSVKCGPIGADIGIPVGSRVALLCE; this comes from the coding sequence ATGAAGCTGACTGCAGGCTGCACGGATTGCCTGATCAGCCGGGTCGAGTACGAGAGCCGGCTCTGCATCGACGATCCCCTGCGCGTCTCCGAGATCGTCGATGCGTGCCGGAACCTTCTTGGGCGCATCATCGCCGACCCGGTGCCCGCACCCGTCATCGCTAGCCGGGTGCACCGCCTTGCTTACCGGATGATCGGCGACGACGACCCCTACCGGTCATTGAAGAAGGGCAACAACGAGGACGCGGCGGCGGTCTGCCGGGAGGTGCGCGGCGATCTTTCGACGTTCCGCGACCTTGCGCTTGCGTCGGTCATCGGCAACACGCTGGACTACGGTTCGAAGGCCCATACCGTCACCGACAACTTCGTCGGGTTCTTCCGCCGGGAGTTTGCGGCGGGGCTGACCGTCGACGACACCGCCGCGATCGAGGGGCACACCTCCCGGGTGGTCTACCTCGCCGACAACTGCGGGGAGATCGTCTTTGACTCCCTTTTCGCCGACTACCTCAAGAAAAGCGGGTCGCACGTCACCTTCGCCGTCCGGGGAGCCCCGATCTTAAACGACGCAACGATGGAGGATGCCGTGGCGCTCGGGCTCGACCGCCGGGTCGACCTGCTCACCCCCAACACGGACGGAATCGCCGAACTCGGGCTCAACCGCGACCTCGCCCCGCCGGCGCTTGCCGACGCTCTCGACCGCGCGACGCTCGTCATCGCGAAGGGGATGGCCAACTACGAGTCGCTCTCGGATGACCGCGACCTCCCCCCCGTCGCCTACCTGATGTCGGTGAAATGCGGCCCGATCGGTGCGGATATCGGCATCCCGGTCGGTTCCCGGGTCGCCCTCCTTTGTGAGTGA